One Kitasatospora sp. NBC_01266 genomic window carries:
- the acs gene encoding acetate--CoA ligase, producing MSNESLANLLKEERRFAPPAELAAAANVTASAYAQASEDRLGFWAEQARRLDWAVEPTQTLDWSNPPFAKWFADGKLNVAYNCVDRHVEAGNGDRIAIHFEGEPGDGRSISYAQLKDEVSQAANALLELGVAKGDRVAIYLPMIPEAVVAMLACARIGAAHSVVFGGFSADAVASRIQDADAKLVITADGGYRRGKPSALKPAIDEALTKCPQVEHVLVVRRTGQEITWSEGRDVWWHDITQRQSTEHTPEAHEAEHPLFILYTSGTTGKPKGILHTSGGYLTQAAYTHHAVFDLKPATDVYWCTADIGWVTGHSYIVYGPLANGATQVIYEGTPDTPHQGRFWEIIQKYRVTILYTAPTAIRTFMKWGDDIPAKFDLSSLRILGSVGEPINPEAWIWYREHIGAGRTPIVDTWWQTETGAMMISPLPGVTETKPGSAQRALPGISATVVDDEANEVPNGSGGYLVLTEPWPSMLRTIWGDDQRYIDTYWSRFPGRYFAGDGAKKDEDGDIWLLGRVDDVMLVSGHNISTTEVESALVGHPAVAESAVVGASDPTTGQAIVAFVILRGTATDSEELVADLRDHVSRTLGPIAKPKQIKVVSELPKTRSGKIMRRLLRDIAEGREVGDTTTLADSSVMNLIQSQLPATPSEG from the coding sequence TTGAGCAACGAGAGCCTGGCCAATCTGCTCAAGGAGGAGCGGCGCTTCGCCCCGCCCGCCGAGCTCGCCGCGGCCGCCAACGTCACCGCGTCCGCGTACGCGCAGGCTTCCGAGGACCGCCTCGGCTTCTGGGCCGAGCAGGCCCGCCGGCTCGACTGGGCCGTCGAACCGACCCAGACCCTGGACTGGTCCAACCCGCCCTTCGCCAAGTGGTTCGCCGACGGCAAGCTCAACGTGGCGTACAACTGCGTCGACCGCCACGTCGAGGCCGGCAACGGCGACCGGATCGCCATCCACTTCGAGGGCGAGCCCGGCGACGGCCGCTCGATCAGCTACGCCCAGCTCAAGGACGAGGTCTCGCAGGCCGCCAACGCGCTGCTGGAACTGGGCGTCGCCAAGGGCGACCGGGTGGCGATCTACCTGCCGATGATCCCCGAGGCGGTCGTCGCGATGCTCGCCTGCGCCCGGATCGGCGCCGCCCACTCCGTCGTCTTCGGCGGCTTCTCGGCCGACGCTGTCGCCTCCCGGATCCAGGACGCCGACGCCAAGCTGGTGATCACCGCCGACGGCGGCTACCGCCGCGGCAAGCCCTCCGCGCTCAAGCCCGCCATCGACGAGGCGCTGACCAAGTGCCCGCAGGTCGAGCACGTCCTGGTGGTGCGCCGCACCGGCCAGGAGATCACCTGGTCCGAGGGCCGGGACGTCTGGTGGCACGACATCACCCAGCGCCAGTCCACCGAGCACACCCCTGAGGCACACGAGGCGGAGCACCCGCTCTTCATCCTCTACACCTCCGGCACCACAGGGAAGCCCAAGGGCATCCTGCACACCTCCGGCGGCTACCTCACCCAGGCCGCCTACACCCACCACGCGGTCTTCGACCTCAAGCCCGCCACCGACGTCTACTGGTGCACCGCCGACATCGGCTGGGTCACCGGCCACTCCTACATCGTCTACGGCCCACTGGCCAACGGCGCCACCCAGGTCATCTACGAGGGCACCCCCGACACCCCCCACCAGGGCCGGTTCTGGGAGATCATCCAGAAGTACCGCGTCACCATCCTCTACACCGCCCCCACCGCGATCCGCACCTTCATGAAGTGGGGCGACGACATCCCGGCGAAGTTCGACCTGTCCTCGCTGCGGATCCTGGGCAGCGTCGGCGAACCGATCAACCCCGAGGCCTGGATCTGGTACCGCGAGCACATCGGCGCCGGCCGCACCCCGATCGTCGACACCTGGTGGCAGACCGAGACCGGCGCCATGATGATCAGCCCCCTGCCCGGCGTCACCGAGACCAAGCCCGGCTCCGCCCAGCGCGCCCTACCCGGCATCTCGGCCACCGTCGTCGACGACGAGGCCAACGAGGTCCCCAACGGCTCCGGCGGCTACCTCGTCCTCACCGAACCGTGGCCGTCCATGCTGCGCACCATCTGGGGCGACGACCAGCGCTACATCGACACCTACTGGTCACGCTTCCCCGGCCGCTACTTCGCCGGCGACGGCGCCAAGAAGGACGAGGACGGCGACATCTGGCTGCTCGGCCGAGTGGACGACGTCATGCTCGTCTCCGGCCACAACATCTCGACCACCGAGGTGGAGTCCGCCCTGGTCGGCCACCCGGCCGTCGCCGAGTCCGCCGTGGTCGGCGCCAGCGACCCCACCACCGGCCAGGCGATCGTCGCGTTCGTCATCCTGCGCGGCACCGCCACCGACAGCGAGGAACTGGTCGCCGACCTGCGCGACCACGTCTCCAGGACGCTGGGCCCGATCGCCAAGCCCAAGCAGATCAAGGTGGTCAGCGAACTGCCCAAGACCCGCTCCGGCAAGATCATGCGCCGCCTGCTGCGCGACATCGCCGAAGGCCGCGAGGTCGGCGACACCACCACCCTCGCCGACTCCTCCGTGATGAACCTGATCCAGTCCCAGCTGCCGGCCACCCCGAGCGAGGGCTGA
- a CDS encoding serine hydrolase domain-containing protein, with protein sequence MRLAAARTPVGLELAADDALRIERRLRPLFQGLPPHSGVAVAVVQGDQRTVACRGYTDPAALRPVRADTRFELGSITKTFTALLLAEMAARGEVRYDDPIDRYLPAGAVPGYPTQRPITLLHLATHTSGLPRLPVGLLPSTTPQWFTRPCATFGEAHLLRSLARTPVRGTPGTQVRYSSLGCGLLGLLLENAAGTRYEDLLASRVCGPLGLLDTSCDPGGQIGSDYRRGRWVPSFRIPALPGAAALRSSADDMLRYLQALVVDGAAESTGSTLRTALGEVRRPRVAWRLAGTRICLGWKQRPIELLPAEPGRDAERTEAAARRRADSAADTLGGLAAPWAPAVRNRPRQADRTEADWTEEAVHEATARRTGSRAPAARDSGTRNTAVLRGGGEGGSARPNGRAGNDGHRAPDREVQELFFHEGGTRGFIAFAGFNPKAATGLVALVSSPPTRRRQFLRTAQETLHGLAADQLFR encoded by the coding sequence GTGCGCCTTGCCGCGGCTCGCACACCGGTCGGCCTGGAACTCGCCGCGGACGACGCCCTTCGGATCGAACGCCGGCTGCGCCCGCTCTTCCAGGGTCTGCCGCCGCACAGCGGCGTCGCCGTCGCGGTGGTCCAGGGCGACCAGCGTACGGTCGCCTGCCGCGGCTACACCGACCCCGCGGCGCTGCGTCCGGTCAGGGCCGACACCAGGTTCGAACTCGGTTCCATCACCAAGACGTTCACCGCGTTGCTGCTCGCCGAGATGGCCGCCCGGGGCGAGGTTCGGTACGACGATCCGATCGACAGGTATCTGCCGGCCGGTGCCGTCCCCGGGTACCCCACGCAGCGCCCGATCACCCTGCTGCACCTGGCCACGCACACCTCGGGCCTGCCGCGACTGCCGGTCGGCCTGCTGCCGAGCACCACCCCGCAGTGGTTCACCCGGCCCTGCGCGACCTTCGGGGAGGCCCATCTGCTGCGCTCGCTGGCCCGCACGCCGGTGCGCGGCACACCGGGGACGCAGGTGCGCTACTCCAGCCTCGGCTGCGGCCTGCTCGGCCTGCTGCTGGAGAACGCAGCCGGTACTCGGTACGAGGATCTGCTCGCCAGCCGGGTCTGCGGTCCGCTGGGATTGCTCGACACGTCCTGTGACCCCGGCGGCCAGATCGGCAGCGACTACCGCCGCGGCCGGTGGGTTCCGTCGTTCCGTATACCGGCGCTGCCAGGCGCCGCCGCGCTGCGCTCCAGCGCCGACGACATGCTCCGCTATCTGCAGGCGCTGGTGGTGGACGGTGCCGCCGAGAGTACGGGGTCCACACTGCGGACCGCGCTCGGCGAGGTCCGCCGTCCACGGGTGGCCTGGCGGCTGGCCGGCACTCGGATCTGTCTGGGGTGGAAGCAGCGCCCGATCGAGCTGCTGCCCGCTGAGCCGGGACGGGACGCGGAGCGCACCGAGGCGGCCGCCAGGCGCCGAGCTGACAGCGCGGCGGACACGCTGGGCGGCCTGGCCGCACCGTGGGCCCCGGCGGTCCGGAACCGGCCGCGGCAGGCCGACCGGACCGAGGCCGATTGGACGGAGGAGGCGGTGCACGAGGCGACCGCTCGGCGAACCGGCTCCCGTGCACCCGCTGCTCGGGACAGCGGTACTCGGAACACCGCTGTTCTGCGGGGCGGTGGCGAGGGCGGCAGTGCTCGGCCGAACGGTCGTGCTGGGAACGACGGCCACCGGGCACCGGACCGGGAGGTCCAGGAGCTGTTCTTCCACGAGGGCGGCACCCGCGGTTTCATCGCCTTCGCGGGCTTCAACCCGAAGGCCGCCACTGGTCTGGTCGCCCTGGTCAGCTCGCCGCCGACCCGGCGCCGTCAGTTCCTGCGGACAGCTCAGGAGACGCTGCACGGGCTCGCCGCGGATCAGCTGTTCCGCTGA
- a CDS encoding sensor histidine kinase translates to MASGTIMREHLTARSWRERLYSLLSLPLAALGLAAVVLTTILGLLSAGLLFLPMLALSLRGDRALGSLYRSLARSLLRLEIAAPPPPPRAPGLSGLMGQHLGDPAAWRVCLYLLIRIPLGVLQFTLGFLWWAYGLLFLCYPLLWKLEPLHGVDSAGVAHSFGLEIAGFYFDTWPRALVVVAAGVLILVASPWPSRVPLLADRFLMPRLLGPSSASVRLAQLTETREHAINEAATTLRRIERDLHDGAQARLVALGMRLGRAERQLTQGNLEQCRSLIRESRQETKEIISELRELVSGIHPPALDAGLGPALTTLAARSAIPTQVELDLPERPSAAVETMLYFAAAELLANAGKHSEAQSVTVSVRTARGRLSLLVSDNGKGGVQLDGSGSGLRGLAERVRVADGVLTATSPIGGPTTISIELPAPS, encoded by the coding sequence ATGGCATCGGGGACCATAATGCGCGAACATCTGACAGCACGTTCCTGGCGTGAGCGGCTCTACTCGCTGCTCAGCCTGCCGTTGGCGGCCCTCGGGCTCGCTGCGGTGGTGCTCACAACCATCCTAGGCCTGCTCTCCGCCGGGCTCCTCTTCCTCCCGATGCTGGCGCTGAGCCTTCGGGGCGACCGGGCCCTGGGCTCTCTCTACCGATCGCTGGCCCGCAGTCTGCTGCGGCTGGAGATCGCGGCACCGCCTCCTCCGCCGCGCGCTCCTGGCCTCTCCGGCCTGATGGGACAGCACCTGGGCGATCCCGCTGCCTGGCGGGTCTGCCTCTACCTCCTCATTCGCATCCCACTGGGGGTTCTCCAGTTCACCCTCGGCTTCCTCTGGTGGGCCTACGGCCTCCTCTTCCTCTGCTACCCGCTGCTCTGGAAGCTGGAGCCACTGCACGGAGTCGACAGCGCCGGCGTCGCCCACAGCTTCGGCTTGGAGATCGCGGGCTTCTACTTCGACACCTGGCCGCGCGCGCTGGTGGTCGTGGCGGCCGGCGTCCTGATCCTGGTGGCCTCGCCCTGGCCAAGTCGCGTGCCACTGCTCGCCGATCGCTTTCTGATGCCCCGTCTGCTCGGCCCGAGCTCCGCCTCGGTCCGCCTGGCCCAGCTCACCGAGACCAGGGAACACGCCATCAACGAGGCGGCGACGACGCTGCGTCGGATCGAGCGCGATCTGCACGACGGGGCCCAGGCCCGACTGGTAGCCCTGGGGATGCGGTTGGGCCGAGCCGAGCGGCAGCTGACCCAGGGGAACCTCGAGCAGTGCCGATCCTTGATTCGAGAATCACGACAAGAGACCAAGGAGATCATCAGCGAGCTGCGCGAGTTGGTGAGCGGCATCCACCCACCCGCGCTGGACGCCGGATTGGGCCCCGCACTGACCACGCTCGCCGCCCGCTCGGCCATTCCGACCCAGGTCGAACTGGACCTGCCGGAACGGCCATCGGCCGCCGTCGAGACCATGCTGTACTTCGCCGCGGCGGAGCTACTGGCCAATGCCGGCAAGCACAGTGAGGCCCAGTCGGTGACCGTGTCGGTCCGCACGGCGCGGGGACGGCTGAGCCTGCTGGTGAGCGACAACGGAAAGGGAGGAGTGCAACTGGACGGATCCGGCAGCGGGCTGCGCGGGCTCGCCGAACGGGTCCGGGTCGCCGACGGGGTCTTGACCGCAACCAGCCCGATCGGCGGGCCGACGACGATCTCGATCGAGCTGCCGGCGCCGTCCTGA
- a CDS encoding response regulator transcription factor, protein MRVVVAEDTAILRAGLVQLLEEEGYLVVAAVPDAEQLRAAVLTHGPDLVVSDIRMPPTHTDEGLRAVIDLRTANPALAVLIFSQYVETQYATRLLASGSAGVGYLLKERVLDAQDFIDALERVAAGGTALDPEVVNQLMGASPTRKTVSELSPREREVLALMAEGRSNAAIAVALVVTERAIEKHVANIFLKLDLPVSAADHRRVLAVLRFLGA, encoded by the coding sequence ATGCGGGTGGTAGTGGCTGAGGACACCGCGATCCTGCGGGCCGGACTGGTTCAGTTGTTGGAGGAGGAGGGGTACCTGGTCGTGGCGGCGGTTCCGGACGCCGAGCAGCTGCGGGCTGCGGTGCTCACACACGGTCCGGACCTGGTGGTCTCCGACATTCGGATGCCGCCCACCCACACCGACGAGGGCCTGCGCGCCGTGATCGACCTGCGGACGGCCAATCCCGCGCTGGCGGTCCTCATCTTCTCCCAGTACGTGGAGACGCAGTACGCCACCCGGCTGCTGGCCAGCGGTTCGGCCGGTGTGGGGTATCTGCTCAAGGAACGGGTCCTGGACGCACAGGACTTCATCGACGCATTGGAGCGAGTGGCGGCGGGTGGCACCGCGCTCGATCCCGAAGTGGTCAACCAGTTGATGGGCGCCAGCCCGACGCGCAAAACGGTCAGCGAGCTCAGCCCCCGAGAACGGGAGGTCCTCGCGCTGATGGCGGAGGGCCGGTCGAACGCCGCGATCGCAGTGGCGTTGGTGGTGACGGAGCGCGCCATCGAGAAGCACGTGGCCAATATCTTCCTGAAGCTCGACCTGCCGGTCTCGGCAGCAGACCATCGACGCGTGCTGGCCGTCCTGCGCTTCCTGGGAGCCTGA
- the nhaA gene encoding Na+/H+ antiporter NhaA encodes MLPLPERRYLAEALRTETVGGVLLLLAAVTALIWANSWPHSYESVLHYTIGPSTPLHLHLSLETWANDGLLTIFFFVAGIELKREFVAGELRTPSAAVLPVVAAICGVALPAIVFAVANSGPGGHPGGWAIPTATDIAFALGVLAVVSSHLPSALRAFLLTLAVVDDLIAILIIAVFYSSGIKFWALGLSLAGLVLFWFLHRRGVHGWYLFVPLAVVIWALMHESGVHPTVAGVAMGLMLRCHLEGDETHSPGEHIEHLVRPLSAGVAVPVFALFAAGVTVSPSAIKEVFTQAMPLGIVLGLLLGKTVGIFGGTWLAARFTRAELNPQLTWADLFALSTLAGIGFTVSLLISELAFTDHPELADRAKAAVLIGSLLCAVVATVLLKLRNRHYRQLCEAEELDSDGDGIPDVYQQDAPSWPGHRPIERRA; translated from the coding sequence CTGCTCCCGCTGCCCGAGCGGCGCTACCTGGCCGAAGCCCTGCGTACCGAGACCGTCGGCGGTGTCCTGCTCCTGCTTGCCGCGGTCACGGCACTCATCTGGGCGAACAGCTGGCCACACTCTTATGAGAGCGTCCTCCACTACACCATCGGGCCTTCGACACCACTGCACCTGCACCTGTCGTTGGAGACCTGGGCCAACGACGGGCTGCTGACCATCTTCTTCTTCGTCGCGGGGATCGAGCTCAAGCGTGAGTTCGTCGCCGGCGAGCTGCGTACACCCAGCGCCGCGGTGCTGCCGGTGGTCGCCGCCATCTGCGGGGTGGCACTGCCCGCGATCGTCTTCGCCGTGGCCAACAGCGGACCGGGCGGACATCCCGGCGGCTGGGCGATCCCGACCGCCACGGACATCGCCTTCGCCCTCGGGGTGCTGGCCGTGGTGAGCAGTCACCTGCCTTCCGCGCTGCGGGCATTCCTGCTGACGCTGGCCGTGGTGGACGACCTGATCGCCATCCTGATCATCGCGGTCTTCTACAGCTCCGGCATCAAGTTCTGGGCGCTGGGGCTCTCGCTGGCGGGCCTGGTGCTGTTCTGGTTCCTGCACCGGCGGGGAGTGCACGGCTGGTACCTGTTCGTCCCGCTGGCCGTGGTCATCTGGGCGCTGATGCACGAGAGCGGGGTGCATCCGACGGTGGCGGGGGTGGCGATGGGCCTGATGCTGCGCTGCCACCTCGAGGGCGATGAGACGCACTCCCCCGGTGAGCACATCGAGCATCTGGTCCGACCGCTCTCGGCCGGGGTGGCGGTACCGGTCTTCGCGCTCTTCGCGGCGGGCGTCACGGTCTCACCCTCGGCGATCAAGGAGGTCTTCACCCAGGCGATGCCACTGGGCATCGTGCTCGGCCTGCTGCTGGGCAAGACCGTGGGAATCTTCGGCGGAACCTGGTTGGCCGCCAGATTCACTAGAGCCGAACTCAATCCCCAGCTCACTTGGGCCGATCTGTTCGCACTGTCCACGCTGGCGGGCATCGGTTTCACGGTCTCCCTGCTGATCAGCGAGCTGGCCTTCACCGACCACCCCGAGCTTGCCGACCGGGCCAAGGCAGCCGTGCTGATCGGTTCGCTGCTCTGCGCGGTGGTGGCGACCGTCCTGCTCAAGCTGCGCAACCGGCACTACCGGCAGCTCTGCGAGGCGGAGGAGCTCGACAGCGACGGGGACGGGATCCCGGACGTCTACCAGCAGGACGCCCCTTCCTGGCCTGGTCACCGGCCGATCGAGAGGCGAGCATGA
- a CDS encoding phage holin family protein, protein MSAGTAGPSGSSRVPYEGERSVGQLFAAATADLSALVHDEIALAKAEIRQDVKRGVAGSVSVVVAGVIALASIPMFSFAAAYLLKYWGLPLSASFAVVGGAYVLLAAVLGLLAWRSFKKIEPPHRTIEGAQATAEVLKNARPRPATAEELAALER, encoded by the coding sequence ATGTCCGCAGGAACCGCAGGTCCGTCCGGCAGCTCCCGGGTGCCCTACGAGGGCGAGCGCTCGGTCGGGCAGCTGTTCGCCGCGGCCACGGCTGACCTGTCGGCCCTGGTGCACGACGAGATCGCGCTGGCGAAAGCCGAGATCCGACAGGACGTCAAGCGCGGGGTGGCGGGCAGCGTCTCGGTCGTGGTGGCCGGCGTCATCGCGCTGGCGTCGATCCCGATGTTCAGCTTCGCGGCGGCCTACCTGCTGAAGTACTGGGGCCTGCCGCTGAGCGCCTCGTTCGCGGTCGTCGGCGGCGCCTACGTCCTGCTGGCCGCGGTCCTGGGCCTGCTGGCCTGGCGGTCCTTCAAGAAGATCGAGCCGCCGCACCGCACCATCGAGGGCGCCCAGGCGACCGCCGAGGTGCTGAAGAACGCCCGCCCCCGGCCGGCCACGGCGGAAGAGCTCGCGGCCCTGGAGCGCTGA
- a CDS encoding alpha/beta fold hydrolase: protein MPLDQTPVPSTTAGPHLGSKPEETGETGAPRYPGTPERPAPSGASPIGGRAAGWNVRTAGPWSHRDLAANGARFHIAEQGEGPLVLLVHGWPQYWWAWRHQMAALAEAGFRAVALDLRGTGGSDRTPRGYDPTNLALDITGVIRSLGEHSAHLVGHDIGGSLSWVAAVMRPSVIQSLTVVSAAHPRHLRRALLRDRRQVAAYDHVLGFQRPWIPERRLVADDAEQIGDYLTAWTGPNQLDAEAVANYRKAIQIPSTAHCSIEPYRWLVRSMGRPDGIQFARRMKKPVTAPTLHIQGAADPVLLARTALGAGEYVAAPYRWRLLPGVGHFPHEEAPEEFSAELVSWVREHKR from the coding sequence ATGCCGCTCGACCAGACGCCCGTTCCGTCCACCACCGCAGGACCGCACTTGGGTTCGAAGCCCGAGGAGACCGGGGAGACCGGAGCGCCCCGGTACCCGGGCACGCCCGAGCGGCCGGCCCCCTCGGGCGCTTCGCCGATCGGTGGGCGGGCGGCTGGTTGGAACGTCCGTACGGCAGGCCCGTGGTCGCACCGCGATCTGGCCGCCAACGGAGCCCGGTTCCACATCGCGGAGCAGGGCGAGGGACCGCTGGTCCTGCTGGTGCACGGCTGGCCGCAGTACTGGTGGGCCTGGCGGCACCAGATGGCCGCACTGGCCGAGGCCGGATTCCGTGCGGTCGCCCTGGACCTGCGCGGTACGGGCGGCAGCGACCGCACCCCGCGCGGCTATGACCCGACCAATCTGGCGCTCGACATCACCGGGGTGATCAGGTCGCTGGGCGAGCACAGCGCCCATCTGGTCGGACACGACATCGGCGGCTCGCTCTCCTGGGTCGCCGCGGTGATGCGGCCCTCGGTGATCCAGAGCCTGACCGTGGTCTCGGCCGCCCACCCCCGGCACCTGCGCCGGGCCCTGCTGCGGGACCGCCGGCAGGTAGCCGCCTACGATCACGTGCTCGGCTTCCAGCGGCCCTGGATACCGGAGCGCCGACTGGTCGCCGACGACGCCGAGCAGATCGGGGACTACCTCACCGCGTGGACCGGCCCGAACCAGTTGGACGCCGAGGCGGTGGCGAACTACCGCAAGGCGATCCAGATCCCGAGCACCGCCCACTGCTCGATCGAGCCGTACCGCTGGCTGGTCCGTTCGATGGGCCGCCCGGACGGCATCCAGTTCGCCCGCCGGATGAAGAAGCCGGTGACCGCGCCGACGCTGCACATCCAGGGCGCGGCCGACCCGGTGCTGCTCGCCCGCACCGCGCTCGGCGCGGGCGAGTACGTGGCCGCGCCGTACCGCTGGCGGCTGCTTCCCGGCGTGGGCCACTTCCCGCACGAGGAGGCACCGGAGGAGTTCAGCGCCGAGCTGGTCTCCTGGGTCCGCGAGCACAAGCGGTAG
- a CDS encoding metal-dependent hydrolase: MMGHSHAVSGAMLYAASAPFLPPLLLHTHLKPADILLGTVLCAGAALLPDLDHHDGTIANFLGPVSKLLCRFVAWISGGHRHATHSLLFVALVGGGTWAGVTYLGRPFTLGMTFFLLALAVKALRLHVPGEGHTTWLSVLGLSAVGTFVLDRWMPAAPGWLPYAVALGALAHLLGDSLTKMGAPWLWPHKQRYEIVLIKRSGNDVETKVLVPIMTVATFALLWFTAVEPAVIS, from the coding sequence ATGATGGGTCACTCGCACGCGGTCAGCGGCGCGATGCTGTACGCGGCCTCCGCGCCGTTTCTGCCGCCGCTGTTGCTGCACACCCACCTGAAGCCGGCCGACATCCTGCTCGGCACCGTGCTCTGCGCCGGTGCCGCGCTGCTGCCCGACCTGGACCACCACGACGGGACGATCGCCAACTTCCTCGGCCCGGTCTCCAAGCTGCTCTGCCGCTTCGTGGCCTGGATCTCGGGCGGTCACCGGCACGCCACCCACTCGCTGCTCTTCGTCGCCCTGGTGGGCGGCGGCACCTGGGCCGGCGTCACCTACCTGGGCCGCCCGTTCACCCTCGGCATGACCTTCTTCCTGCTCGCCCTCGCGGTGAAGGCGCTGCGGCTCCACGTGCCGGGCGAGGGGCACACCACCTGGCTCAGCGTGCTCGGGCTCTCGGCCGTGGGCACCTTCGTGCTGGACAGGTGGATGCCCGCCGCGCCGGGCTGGCTGCCGTACGCGGTCGCCCTCGGCGCCCTGGCCCACCTGCTGGGTGACAGCCTCACCAAGATGGGTGCGCCGTGGCTCTGGCCGCACAAGCAGCGCTACGAGATCGTGCTGATCAAGCGCAGTGGCAACGACGTGGAGACCAAGGTGCTGGTCCCGATCATGACGGTCGCGACCTTCGCGCTGCTCTGGTTCACGGCGGTCGAGCCTGCGGTCATCAGCTGA
- a CDS encoding MarP family serine protease, with translation MNVLDLLLLAAAIGFAVSGYRQGFVVGILSVLGFLGGGLIAVQLLPLLLSHLSPGTTASVVAVVVVIVFAAVGQAATTQLGWKLRGRIGERGPAKVLDALGGSVVNVLSMLLVAWLIGSALAGTSMPTVSKQVRTSRVLGGVQQALPADAPNWFSDFSKVLSQNGFPQVFNPFEHEPITDVQPPDPALAGSPALAKARQSLVKVVGTAPSCGKTLEGSGFVFAPHRVMTNAHVVGGVDEPTVQIGGTGPLYDATVVRYDWQRDIAILEVPKLNAPPLAFAGEAKTNDSAIVAGFPENGPFDVQPARIRGDIQANGPDIYHRGQVVRDVYSIRSLVRQGNSGGPLLTPDGEVYGVVFAKSLDSADTGYALTAAEVKPDAVAGATDSTQADTQGCAL, from the coding sequence GTGAACGTGCTCGATCTGCTGCTGCTCGCCGCCGCGATCGGCTTCGCCGTGTCCGGGTACCGGCAGGGCTTCGTGGTGGGCATCCTCTCCGTGCTGGGCTTCCTCGGGGGCGGCCTGATCGCGGTGCAACTGCTGCCGCTGCTGCTCAGCCACCTCAGCCCGGGGACCACCGCCTCGGTGGTGGCGGTGGTCGTGGTGATCGTCTTCGCGGCGGTCGGCCAGGCCGCCACCACCCAGCTGGGGTGGAAGCTGCGCGGCCGGATCGGCGAGCGCGGTCCCGCCAAGGTGCTGGACGCGCTCGGCGGCTCGGTGGTGAACGTGCTGTCGATGCTGCTGGTCGCCTGGCTGATCGGTTCGGCGCTGGCCGGGACCTCGATGCCCACGGTCTCCAAGCAGGTCAGGACCTCCCGGGTGCTCGGCGGGGTCCAGCAGGCGCTGCCGGCCGACGCGCCGAACTGGTTCTCCGACTTCAGCAAGGTGCTCTCGCAGAACGGCTTCCCGCAGGTCTTCAACCCCTTCGAGCACGAGCCGATCACCGACGTCCAGCCGCCGGATCCGGCGCTGGCCGGCAGCCCCGCGCTGGCCAAGGCCCGGCAGAGCCTGGTCAAGGTGGTGGGCACCGCCCCCTCCTGCGGCAAGACGCTGGAGGGCAGCGGCTTCGTCTTCGCGCCGCACCGGGTGATGACCAACGCCCACGTGGTCGGCGGCGTCGACGAGCCGACCGTGCAGATCGGCGGGACCGGCCCGCTCTACGACGCCACCGTGGTCCGCTACGACTGGCAGCGGGACATCGCGATCCTCGAGGTGCCCAAGCTCAACGCCCCGCCGCTGGCCTTCGCCGGCGAGGCCAAGACCAACGACAGCGCGATCGTGGCCGGGTTCCCGGAGAACGGGCCGTTCGATGTCCAGCCCGCCCGGATCCGGGGAGACATCCAGGCCAACGGCCCGGACATCTACCACCGCGGCCAGGTGGTCCGGGACGTCTACTCGATCCGCTCGCTGGTCCGCCAGGGCAACAGCGGCGGTCCGCTGCTCACCCCGGACGGTGAGGTGTACGGCGTGGTCTTCGCCAAGTCACTGGACAGTGCCGACACCGGCTACGCGTTGACCGCCGCCGAGGTGAAACCGGACGCGGTCGCCGGAGCCACCGACAGCACCCAGGCGGACACCCAGGGCTGCGCGCTCTGA
- a CDS encoding NUDIX hydrolase: MTSSAPTAIVRDGLPDWLLPVRAAAETVRPEQLSRFLPPAEGGRRSAVLLLFGEGAGGPDLLLTERSKALRSHAGQISFPGGSLDAVDGDPHGSGPVAAALREAEEETGLDPGGVQVFATLPALYIPVSDFVVTPVLGWWREESPVAPVDPGETGAVFRVPLAELADPANRGRYRHPSGFSGPAFAVAGHVVWGFTAGVIDRVLHHSGLELPWDGSRLIAMP; this comes from the coding sequence GTGACGAGCAGCGCGCCGACCGCGATCGTCCGCGACGGCCTGCCCGACTGGCTGCTGCCGGTCCGGGCGGCGGCCGAGACGGTCCGCCCCGAGCAGCTCAGCCGCTTCCTGCCGCCCGCCGAGGGCGGCCGGCGCTCCGCCGTCCTGCTGCTCTTCGGCGAGGGGGCGGGCGGCCCGGACCTGCTGCTGACCGAGCGCTCCAAAGCACTGCGCTCGCACGCCGGTCAGATCTCCTTCCCCGGCGGGTCGCTGGACGCGGTGGACGGTGACCCGCACGGCTCGGGACCGGTGGCCGCCGCGTTGCGCGAGGCCGAGGAGGAGACCGGTCTCGACCCGGGCGGGGTGCAGGTCTTCGCCACGCTGCCCGCGCTCTACATCCCGGTCAGCGACTTCGTGGTGACCCCGGTACTGGGGTGGTGGCGTGAGGAGAGCCCGGTGGCGCCGGTGGACCCGGGGGAGACCGGCGCGGTCTTCCGGGTCCCGCTCGCCGAGCTCGCCGACCCGGCGAACCGGGGTCGCTACCGGCACCCGTCGGGGTTCAGCGGGCCGGCCTTCGCGGTCGCCGGTCATGTGGTGTGGGGCTTCACGGCCGGGGTGATCGACCGGGTACTGCACCACAGCGGGCTCGAGCTGCCCTGGGACGGCTCCCGCCTGATCGCCATGCCGTGA